Proteins from a single region of Companilactobacillus farciminis KCTC 3681 = DSM 20184:
- a CDS encoding Gfo/Idh/MocA family protein — protein MISLGIIGTNWITEQFIKAVDETKTFELTHVYSRTLEKAQSFIADLKKQNIDMSTDLNDFFKKDFDTVYIASPNALHFSQAKLAIENNKNVIVEKPSTSNIQEFSVLEKLAQEKGLYIFEAARHIHEPIFKKIEEIVDKHRDELSGATFSYMKYSSRYDAYLAGKNPNIFTTKFSGGALYDLGVYTVYDAVVLFGQPEKVEYSAEFLSSGIDGSGSLTLKYPNFDVNIIIGKTKNSYMSSEIYFGRDTLVLDNGGDIHHLDWADDNKNVTDVPTVKSQNPMDSEAREFARIMLEKDSATYDKLLGYARIVNRVLEQARTSAGLVFEADEEK, from the coding sequence ATGATTAGTTTAGGAATAATAGGAACAAATTGGATCACAGAACAATTTATTAAGGCAGTAGATGAGACGAAGACTTTTGAACTGACGCATGTCTATTCAAGAACGTTGGAGAAAGCTCAGAGTTTTATCGCTGATTTAAAAAAGCAAAATATCGACATGAGTACTGATTTGAATGACTTCTTCAAGAAGGATTTTGATACAGTCTACATTGCATCTCCAAACGCTTTGCACTTCAGTCAAGCTAAGTTGGCGATTGAAAACAACAAGAATGTGATTGTGGAAAAGCCAAGTACTTCTAACATTCAAGAGTTCAGTGTTTTGGAGAAGCTGGCTCAAGAAAAAGGCTTGTACATCTTTGAAGCTGCTAGACACATTCACGAACCGATCTTTAAGAAGATTGAAGAAATCGTTGATAAACATCGTGATGAACTCAGTGGAGCAACCTTCTCATACATGAAATATTCGAGCCGTTATGACGCCTATTTAGCAGGTAAGAATCCTAATATCTTTACAACTAAATTCTCTGGTGGTGCTTTGTATGATTTGGGCGTTTACACAGTTTATGATGCTGTCGTCTTATTCGGTCAACCAGAAAAAGTCGAATATAGCGCTGAATTTCTCAGTTCAGGTATCGACGGTAGCGGTAGTTTGACTTTGAAGTATCCAAACTTTGATGTCAATATCATTATCGGTAAGACGAAGAATTCTTACATGTCATCTGAAATTTACTTTGGACGTGACACTTTAGTCCTAGATAACGGTGGGGATATTCATCATCTTGATTGGGCTGACGACAATAAGAATGTTACAGATGTACCAACAGTTAAGAGCCAAAATCCTATGGATTCTGAAGCTAGAGAATTTGCCAGAATTATGTTAGAAAAAGATTCGGCTACTTATGATAAACTGTTAGGATACGCTAGAATAGTAAACAGAGTTCTAGAACAAGCAAGAACAAGCGCAGGTCTTGTTTTTGAAGCAGATGAGGAAAAATAA
- a CDS encoding PTS transporter subunit EIIC, with product MQVQFNNKFEEKLIHLTLRIQKLLLYRIIQRTLLLIFPFALFGSFVKIIQTIVLGREGFLTDIFPTIGNDLIYREIEDIANGLYNMSLGWVSVIAVFGAAKYSAKYFNRDDQLAGITGISSFLIIDYSYSKVQPISFHPQILGMKGLLFAILWGIFIGWLFKKCSQQVPTTPNNNVLERTFISLKPIVFSLLIAMLISVFVNITYYSEAPGNFINSLASEYTSNNDWAQLFKTLIFSVYTLIMSFFGWSGTYSALGVEKMDVLSTVNLNYALEKHTAWNAPNPFTSSTLYHAFATFGGTGSVLGLIIAILIISKDKNFQTVARWAMVPSIFNIGSGVMTGIPVLFNVIFLIPFILAPIANMLMAAVAIALHLMPPSVYPVPIGTPGPLIAFIGTNGSWRALLFSILAVIISTWIYIPFVKMAAKVKILDNLSLEEGVK from the coding sequence ATGCAAGTTCAATTTAATAATAAGTTTGAAGAAAAACTAATTCATTTAACTTTAAGAATTCAAAAATTGCTGTTATATCGGATAATCCAGCGAACTCTGTTGTTGATTTTTCCATTCGCCTTATTCGGTAGTTTTGTCAAAATCATTCAAACCATCGTCTTGGGTCGAGAGGGTTTCTTAACTGACATCTTCCCTACGATCGGTAATGACCTTATTTATCGAGAAATTGAAGATATTGCTAATGGTTTGTACAACATGTCACTCGGTTGGGTATCGGTGATTGCTGTCTTTGGGGCTGCTAAATACAGTGCCAAGTATTTCAATCGTGATGATCAGTTAGCTGGTATCACTGGTATCAGTTCATTCTTGATTATCGACTACTCCTACTCAAAAGTTCAACCAATCTCATTTCATCCCCAAATTTTAGGAATGAAAGGCTTACTCTTTGCAATTCTTTGGGGTATTTTTATCGGTTGGTTGTTCAAGAAATGTAGTCAGCAAGTTCCTACTACTCCCAACAACAACGTTTTGGAAAGAACCTTCATCTCTTTGAAACCAATCGTCTTTTCACTATTGATTGCGATGTTAATTAGTGTTTTCGTCAACATCACCTACTATTCAGAAGCTCCCGGCAATTTCATCAATTCACTCGCTTCTGAGTACACTTCTAATAATGATTGGGCTCAACTATTCAAAACACTGATCTTTTCAGTTTATACTCTGATCATGTCCTTCTTTGGCTGGTCAGGAACTTATTCAGCTCTCGGCGTTGAAAAAATGGATGTTCTTTCTACTGTTAATTTGAATTACGCTCTGGAAAAACACACTGCTTGGAATGCTCCTAACCCCTTCACTAGTTCAACTCTCTATCATGCCTTTGCTACTTTTGGTGGGACAGGTTCAGTCCTTGGCTTGATTATCGCTATTCTGATTATTTCTAAAGATAAAAATTTTCAAACGGTCGCTCGTTGGGCCATGGTTCCTAGCATCTTTAATATTGGTAGTGGTGTTATGACAGGAATCCCAGTTTTGTTCAATGTTATTTTTCTGATTCCATTTATCCTAGCACCAATTGCCAACATGTTAATGGCTGCTGTTGCCATAGCTTTGCATTTAATGCCACCTAGCGTCTATCCTGTGCCCATTGGAACGCCAGGACCACTAATTGCCTTCATCGGGACAAACGGCAGCTGGAGAGCTCTATTGTTCTCAATTTTGGCGGTAATTATTTCGACATGGATCTATATCCCCTTCGTCAAAATGGCCGCAAAGGTCAAAATATTGGACAATTTAAGTCTTGAAGAAGGTGTTAAGTAA
- a CDS encoding APC family permease → MNDETDKFSLKRDLGFFPALSTVMGLVIGGGVFFKISSVTTATGSSSLTILVWLLAGFITINAGLTVAELASALPVAGGIYKYIEYIYGKVPAFLLAWAQSVIYYPAGISALSIIFATQVMNLLNLPSTWQIPIAITLAIFLYLVNLLGAKVGGSIQSISLIAKLVPIVLIIAVGLFTPSTHAVSLFPINSGTHANFWSSLGGGLLATMFAFDGWMNVGNLAGEMKRPEKDLSRSIIVGLFLITLIYVLISFVFIKFLPFHLIPGNQNAASEAAIRIFGDIGGKIVTIGILISVFGSVNGYTMTGPRVSYVLGTDDEIVFSKFFGKLTKKTRVPANAGLIQTIIAIVMIFMGSFDYLTDMLVFVMWIFSMMMFIGVFILRRNEPELERPYKINFYPIPPLITLAGGGYIIISTLLRQPGLAFMGIGITLLGLPVYYIHYFNKKRSL, encoded by the coding sequence ATGAACGACGAAACAGATAAATTTAGCCTCAAGAGGGATCTCGGTTTCTTTCCAGCACTATCTACAGTTATGGGCTTAGTTATCGGTGGTGGAGTTTTCTTCAAGATTTCTAGCGTTACAACGGCTACTGGTTCTTCTAGTCTGACGATTTTAGTTTGGCTATTAGCTGGTTTCATTACAATCAACGCTGGTTTGACGGTCGCTGAACTTGCCTCCGCATTACCCGTTGCTGGTGGTATTTATAAATATATTGAATATATCTATGGTAAAGTTCCAGCATTTCTTTTAGCTTGGGCTCAATCAGTTATTTACTATCCTGCAGGAATTTCTGCATTATCGATTATTTTTGCGACACAAGTTATGAATCTTTTGAACCTTCCTAGTACTTGGCAAATTCCAATCGCTATTACCTTGGCAATTTTCTTATATTTGGTCAATTTGCTCGGTGCCAAAGTCGGTGGAAGCATTCAATCAATTTCTTTAATTGCTAAACTAGTTCCGATTGTTTTGATCATCGCAGTTGGTTTATTTACACCATCAACGCATGCCGTTTCACTCTTTCCAATCAATTCAGGAACACACGCTAATTTCTGGTCATCTTTGGGTGGCGGATTGTTAGCAACGATGTTTGCTTTCGACGGTTGGATGAACGTTGGTAATTTAGCCGGTGAAATGAAGCGTCCGGAAAAAGACTTATCTAGATCAATTATCGTTGGTTTGTTTTTGATCACTTTAATCTACGTCTTGATTAGCTTTGTCTTCATCAAATTCTTGCCTTTCCATCTCATCCCTGGAAATCAAAATGCGGCTTCTGAAGCTGCCATCAGAATTTTCGGTGATATTGGTGGAAAAATCGTTACGATCGGTATTTTGATTTCAGTCTTTGGTTCCGTTAATGGTTACACAATGACTGGTCCACGTGTCAGTTACGTTTTGGGAACTGATGATGAAATCGTCTTTTCAAAATTCTTTGGAAAACTTACTAAAAAAACTCGTGTACCCGCTAATGCCGGTTTGATTCAAACTATCATTGCTATCGTGATGATTTTCATGGGTAGTTTTGATTACCTTACCGATATGTTAGTTTTCGTAATGTGGATTTTTTCGATGATGATGTTCATTGGAGTATTCATTTTACGTCGCAACGAACCAGAATTGGAACGTCCTTACAAAATTAATTTCTATCCGATTCCACCGCTGATTACCTTGGCTGGTGGGGGTTACATCATTATCTCTACTTTGCTTAGACAACCAGGATTAGCTTTCATGGGAATTGGAATTACCTTATTAGGCTTGCCAGTTTATTACATTCATTATTTCAATAAAAAAAGGTCGCTATAA
- a CDS encoding DEAD/DEAH box helicase, giving the protein MEIPKLYQAYFEQNHFETLTKIQDAVYMPFKEGKDLVAMAPTGSGKTLGFVMPMIETLVPKDGLQVLILEPSQELAMQVRDVIQPLAKLVDCKVQALTGGANPTRQLKKLKEKPEIIVATLGRLNELTEARKVKLGNLNTVIVDEADEMLNESKLESVRKTISQMPADVQMTFFSATGNDIFQDMHKWFGQDFLVIDQRNDTSYTAGIKHYFVDANSEFIKNAMLRELAHDKKFLGIVFFNNSRSLHKAISDMNHDKTNFVTLDSKMSSQQRKTAIQLFSNKRVNLLLTTDVAARGMDIADVNTIVNYMVPRDNSEYVHRAGRTGRMGRSGNVITFGNSHDMRNLQDIVDVTLKKVYIDHDGKLTKKPTFDKKKRYNDKNKSKAAAKPKKRLRDQKNKGKRKFHKKEE; this is encoded by the coding sequence TTGGAAATACCAAAATTATATCAAGCTTATTTTGAGCAAAACCATTTTGAAACTTTGACTAAAATTCAAGATGCAGTCTACATGCCTTTTAAAGAGGGCAAAGATTTAGTCGCCATGGCACCAACTGGATCTGGTAAAACGTTAGGATTCGTTATGCCAATGATTGAGACACTCGTGCCTAAAGACGGATTACAAGTGTTGATATTGGAACCTTCACAGGAACTAGCCATGCAAGTTAGAGATGTTATCCAACCACTAGCAAAGTTAGTTGATTGCAAGGTTCAAGCATTGACTGGTGGGGCTAATCCAACTCGTCAATTGAAGAAATTGAAAGAAAAACCAGAGATCATCGTCGCTACTTTGGGCCGTTTGAATGAATTAACTGAAGCTAGAAAAGTTAAACTCGGCAATTTAAATACAGTTATCGTTGATGAAGCTGATGAAATGTTGAATGAAAGCAAGTTGGAGAGTGTTAGAAAAACTATTTCACAAATGCCAGCCGACGTACAAATGACTTTCTTCTCAGCCACAGGCAACGATATTTTCCAAGACATGCACAAGTGGTTTGGACAAGACTTTCTAGTTATCGACCAAAGAAACGACACTAGTTATACGGCTGGTATCAAGCATTATTTCGTTGATGCTAATAGTGAATTCATCAAGAATGCAATGTTACGTGAATTAGCTCATGACAAGAAATTCTTAGGAATTGTCTTTTTCAATAATTCTCGTTCCTTGCACAAAGCTATCAGTGATATGAATCATGATAAAACTAATTTCGTAACGCTAGATAGCAAGATGTCCTCTCAACAAAGAAAAACAGCCATCCAATTGTTCTCTAACAAGCGCGTTAACTTGTTATTGACAACTGACGTAGCTGCTCGTGGAATGGATATCGCTGACGTTAATACGATCGTCAATTACATGGTTCCTCGCGATAACAGTGAATACGTTCACCGTGCTGGTCGTACCGGAAGAATGGGTAGGAGCGGTAATGTAATTACTTTTGGTAACAGTCACGATATGAGAAACCTCCAAGATATCGTTGATGTAACGCTTAAAAAGGTCTACATTGACCATGATGGTAAGCTTACTAAGAAGCCAACCTTTGATAAAAAGAAACGTTATAACGATAAAAATAAATCAAAAGCTGCCGCTAAACCTAAGAAACGTTTGCGTGATCAGAAGAATAAAGGTAAACGTAAGTTCCACAAAAAAGAAGAATAA
- a CDS encoding putative holin-like toxin has translation MSVYQALSLMISFATLVVLILKFNQKK, from the coding sequence ATGAGCGTATACCAAGCATTATCGTTAATGATTTCATTTGCGACATTGGTTGTTTTAATTCTAAAGTTTAATCAAAAAAAATAA
- a CDS encoding putative holin-like toxin, producing MSVYQALSLMISFATLVVLILKFNQKNNRP from the coding sequence ATGAGCGTATACCAAGCGTTATCGTTAATGATTTCATTTGCGACGTTGGTTGTATTAATTCTAAAGTTTAACCAAAAAAATAACCGTCCATAA